In Fusobacteriaceae bacterium, a genomic segment contains:
- a CDS encoding [FeFe] hydrogenase, group A, producing MQWGGETPKKEIHVIQSMDSEFREALSDVNELTDDKSRKVRVMGRVTNPAIIDIPPGATLAEVISLAGGVKNKRPFKAAQFGLPFGGFFTNRDLDRPIDFGSFEPGVERDIIILSDENCIIQFAKYYVEFLLGKMQGGEYTEYRAVKPELDRLWRNLDRMSKGKSTMRDIYLLRYIAESVKKTLNQRHNLILDAIEEFYGEFEEHIEDHRCAAGKCIQLLKFTITAKCIGCTACARACPVHCIHGKPKERHVLDAKLCTHCGQCVSTCPVGAIFEGDHTISLLNDLSTPNKIVVAQIAPAVRVAIGESFGCAAGENVEKKLVTALRMLGFDYVFDTAWAADVTIMEEATEFKERLERFSRQEEVRLPILTSCCPAWVKFIEQFYPDMVDVPSTVKSPMQIFSTLIKDIWAKEKGYKRDYIASVAIMPCLAKKYEASRPEFSRGDNYDTDYVISTRELIRLLKDMKIDLRYLPEGEFDNPFGQYSGAGIIFGRTGGVIEAVTRTAVELITGKRLDDIEFTQLRGWEGFRIAEVKVGDLDLRIGMSHGLEETAKMLDKIRAGEEFFHAIEIMACKGGCIGGGGQPKAVKKQEILEKRAEGLNAIDRAKEIRRAHDNPFVQAVYEKYLEYPCSHKAHELIHTRYFPKPMGD from the coding sequence ATGCAGTGGGGCGGCGAAACGCCGAAAAAGGAAATCCACGTCATTCAGTCGATGGATTCCGAATTCAGGGAAGCCCTGTCCGACGTCAATGAGTTGACGGACGACAAAAGCCGGAAGGTACGCGTCATGGGGCGGGTGACCAATCCGGCGATTATCGATATTCCTCCGGGAGCGACTCTCGCGGAGGTGATTTCGCTTGCGGGCGGCGTCAAAAATAAAAGACCCTTCAAGGCGGCGCAATTCGGCCTTCCCTTCGGGGGCTTTTTTACGAACCGGGATCTGGACCGGCCTATCGACTTCGGGAGTTTTGAGCCGGGAGTCGAGCGGGACATCATCATCCTTTCCGATGAAAATTGCATCATTCAATTCGCGAAATACTATGTGGAATTTCTCCTCGGTAAAATGCAGGGGGGCGAATACACGGAATACAGAGCCGTCAAGCCGGAGCTGGACCGGCTCTGGCGCAATCTCGACCGCATGTCCAAGGGCAAGTCGACCATGCGGGACATTTATCTCTTGCGCTATATCGCCGAATCGGTCAAAAAGACCCTCAATCAGCGGCACAACCTGATTCTTGACGCCATCGAGGAGTTTTACGGGGAATTTGAGGAGCATATCGAGGACCATCGCTGCGCGGCGGGGAAATGTATCCAGCTCCTGAAGTTTACGATTACGGCCAAATGTATCGGCTGTACGGCCTGCGCCCGGGCCTGTCCCGTCCATTGTATCCACGGAAAGCCCAAAGAGCGCCATGTACTGGACGCCAAACTCTGTACCCACTGCGGGCAGTGCGTCAGCACCTGTCCCGTGGGGGCCATTTTTGAGGGGGATCACACGATCAGCCTCTTGAACGACCTCTCGACGCCGAACAAAATCGTCGTGGCCCAGATCGCCCCCGCGGTCCGGGTGGCCATCGGCGAGTCCTTCGGCTGCGCGGCCGGGGAAAATGTCGAGAAAAAGCTTGTGACAGCCCTCCGGATGCTGGGCTTCGACTATGTGTTTGACACGGCCTGGGCCGCCGACGTCACGATTATGGAGGAGGCCACGGAATTCAAAGAGCGGCTGGAGCGCTTTTCCCGCCAGGAGGAAGTCCGCTTGCCGATCCTTACGTCCTGTTGCCCCGCCTGGGTGAAATTTATCGAGCAATTTTATCCGGATATGGTCGACGTGCCGTCTACGGTCAAGTCGCCCATGCAAATTTTTTCGACGCTGATCAAGGACATCTGGGCAAAAGAAAAAGGCTATAAGCGCGACTATATCGCCTCTGTCGCGATCATGCCCTGTCTCGCCAAAAAATACGAAGCCTCCCGGCCGGAATTTTCCCGGGGGGATAACTACGACACGGACTATGTGATCTCAACCCGGGAGCTGATCCGGCTTTTGAAGGACATGAAAATCGATCTGCGCTATTTGCCCGAGGGAGAATTTGACAATCCCTTCGGCCAGTATTCCGGGGCGGGGATCATCTTCGGGAGAACGGGCGGCGTCATTGAGGCCGTGACCCGTACGGCCGTTGAGCTCATCACGGGAAAACGTCTCGACGACATCGAGTTTACCCAGCTGCGAGGCTGGGAAGGCTTCCGGATCGCCGAAGTCAAAGTGGGGGACCTGGACCTCCGGATCGGCATGTCCCACGGGCTTGAAGAGACCGCAAAGATGTTGGACAAAATCCGGGCCGGGGAGGAATTTTTCCACGCCATTGAGATCATGGCCTGCAAAGGCGGCTGTATCGGAGGCGGCGGGCAGCCAAAGGCCGTGAAAAAGCAGGAAATTCTCGAAAAAAGGGCCGAGGGCCTGAACGCCATCGACCGCGCCAAGGAGATCCGGCGGGCCCACGACAATCCCTTTGTGCAGGCCGTCTACGAAAAATATCTTGAATACCCCTGCAGCCACAAGGCCCATGAATTGATCCATACCAGGTATTTTCCGAAACCCATGGGGGATTGA